CTGAATGTTTTTGATCGGTTTAGGTAAGTCGGGGTATTGTACAAAACCATTTTTGATAGACAGGTTGATGCCGAATCCGGGCATCATGGCAGGTGTATATTCCCCTTTCACATAACCGGAAAAGGCGGTGCTGCCGCTGGTTTTTATCTTGGCAAGATCTGCTGCAAATACGCTCGGCACCAGGGAAAGGATGTCTTTGAAATCAGTAGACGGCGCTTTGAATTGGATGTCCATCCCGTAGGTAGAATCGGTCAGCAACCGGAAGAAGCCTTCTGTAGCGAGCTGCAGGTTGTTGATCGCGATCTTATCGGTCTTAAAACTATACGTACTCGTTTTGTTATCGATGTTCACATCCGCATCCATACCCGCTTTTACATTATGCAGGTACGGTATCAGTCCAGACAAAAAGCTGATGCCGCCAATGTTTGTTTTTGTTTTCAGCGTAAACACATCCTGGGTAAAATCACCTTTGCCGGAGTGGTCGAGGTCATCGATCTGCAAGGTCATATTGCCCTGGCGGTCGGCGTAGGTGATGTAGGCATCCTCGATCGCATATTGCTGAAGGCTCAACGCAAATTCTCCCGAGGCAGTATCGGTCTTTTCAGGCTCGGTGGCGGTTGTTGTATCAGGTTTCATGATATCCCAGTTCACGCGGCCGTCTGGATTCACAATAGCGTGAATGCGCGGGTTTTTCACCAGCACACTGTATACTTTAATATTATCCCCTTTGATGGCACTCATCAGGTCCATAGCCGCTTCTACACGGTGTACGGCAATAAGGGTATCTCCTTCGAAAGGCGCCAGGCCCGTTACGTGAAAGTCGACCAACGCCACCGCCAGGCGGGGGAAACGACGGATCAGGCTTATATCCACGTCTTCAAAATCCACCTTGGCGTTCAGTTGTTTATTCAATTCCTCTTTCACCTTAGCCATAATTTTACCCTTAAACAAGTAAGGAATGGCGATGAGTAAGGCTATTAAAACGACGAACGTAATCCCTGTCCACTTAAATATCTTTTTAAGTTTCAGCTTCATAGGTATGCTTGATTTTTGAGATAATGCATGAAGATATAAATTTTCCCTGTAAACGGTAATCGGGCTGCCGTATTGCGAAAGGCCTGCAATTCGTACTTTTGCAAAGGAACAGCTAAATTATCATGACACCAGAACGTACCGAAAGATTAACGACAGCTTTAAATAACAGACAAACAAACCTGACGGTAGTGCTGGAAAACGTGGAGGACCCGCACAACATTTCCGCCGTAATGCGTACGGCCGATTCAGTGGGCATACAGGACATTTACGTGCTTACCACGTTGATACCCAGGCATAAAAACTATGGTCATCGCAGCTCGTCCAGCGCTAAAAGGTGGCTCACGATACATGAATTTGACAATACGGAAGAGTGTATAGCCGCCCTGCGCAAACGGTACGACCGCATCCTCACCACGCACCTAAGTTCAGACGCCATCAGCCTGTATGATATTGATTTTAAGGAATCGATAGCGCTGGTGTTCGGCAGTGAACGTTTTGGCGTGAGTGAAGCCATGCAAAAGGCGGCCGATGGCAACTTCCTGATCCCACAGCTGGGCATCATCCGTTCCCTGAACATTTCGGTGGCCTGTGCGGTAAGCATCTACGAAGCCATGCGCCAGAAAAAACTGGCCGGCCACTACGACCAAAGCTACATGCCGAAAGAACAATACGACTTGCTGGCAACGGATTGGGGACTGAATGAAGCGTAACCTGGTCACCATTAAACGAGCGCACATGAGCAAAATTTGCCTGATCACTACTACTTTACTGCTATGCACCTGCATGGCTTTTAGCCAAAGGCCGATTCCCAGCCTTAAAATAGACGAACTGGAAAAGCTGGTGCAATCCGGCGATACATCGTATGTGCTCAACCTCTGGGCCACCTGGTGTGCACCCTGCATACAGGAAATACCGGACTTTGAACGGCAGGCAAGGGAGCTGAAAGACAAACCCGTAAAGTTCATTTTCGTCAGCCTGGATATGAGCGACGCCTATCCCCGCGATATTGCCGCCTTTGCCAAACGCCGCAGGATACGCTCCTCCATCGTATGGCTGAACGAACCTAACGCCAACTCCTTCGCCGCCCGCATCGACCCGCGGTGGAAAGGCAGTATTCCCTGCACGATTTTCATCAACCCTAAGAAAGGTTATCGCAAATTTGTAGAGGGACAAATCACTAAAGAAGAATTGAAGAAAGAAGTTGATGCGCTGTTATAAAGGCAGCCTGTTCAGCTCCTCCACCACATTGCTGATCGGTAACCCCATCACATTATAAAAACAGCCGTTGATCTTATCGATCCCCACCGCACCGATCCACTCCTGGATGGCGTAGGCGCCTGCTTTATCGTAGGGTTTATAATTATCTACATAGTATTCGATCTGCGAACGCAATAAAGGCTTGAAGTGTACTTCCGTAATTTTGAAAAACTCACGGCTGCCATGTTTGTGTTTGATCACCACGCCGGTAATCACTTCATGCGTTTGCCCTTCCAGCGACATGAGGATGTCGACTGCATCGTCGCGATCTTTGGGCTTGCCAATGACCGTACGGTTTAAGATCACCACGGTATCGGCCGCAATGATGATATCATCTTCGTGGCAGAGCGGTTGTACTGCTTCGGCCTTTTTACGGGCGATATGCACGGGAATAGAAGATATGGGCAGATTGGGAGGATACGTTTCAGCGGTTTCCACAACTTTCACCTCGAACGGTATGCCGGCCTGCTCCAGTAACTGCTTACGACGCGGGGACTGGGAAGCCAGGATAACAGGCTTTCCTGAATACATTACAATAACAATTTAAAGAAGATCATGGATAAGATGCCCGTAAGCATCAATACCTTCACCAGCGAGCTTACGCGGTGATAATGCTCCGGCAGATGCGCCTTACGCAGTAATTGCAGGATGTAAAACGCCGGCGCCTGTACGAATAACAACAGGTAACCGATCGCCCAATACCAGCCTATCACACCAATACGAATTTCCACCAGTATAATTAACCCTTGCAGGGCCAGTAACATTGCATAACACAGACGTTTGGCCGGCTCCACACCCCAAACGATAGGAATGGTGCGGCAACCGTCTTTGCTGTCGCCAATCATATCTTCCAGGTCTTTCACCACTTCGCGCACCATGGATATGATGAAAGCAAAGAAGGCGTACACACTGATGATCTGTATCAGCTTACGACCTGCCGGCGACAGGATGGCCTCGAAGCTCTCATAGATCTGACGTTCGTAAAAGCCTACCACCACCACAGATAACGCCGTGAGGAAGGAGATAACGATGTTGCCGATCAGCACCTGGCGCTTGAACGAGGTGGAATAAAACCAAAGTAACAACGACGAAAGTACCTGCACAAAGCCCAGGTAAATCTGCCCGATGTTCCAGGCAAGGATGAAGCCCATGGATACGCCGGTCATATTTAATATGGTATGCCAGGCCATGGCCCAGCGGCGGCTGATGATCTTATCGACCACCATTTTGTCGGGCTTGTTTACAATATCTATGTTGATATCGAAGTAATCGTTGATGATGTAACCTGCAGCGGCCACGATCACGGTACTTAATACGAGTACGATGAAGTGCGGCAGGGGCAGTGAAGGCTCGCTGCCATTGTAACGCAACACGGGGGCTACTACACAGTATTGCAGCAGGAATTGCGTGAGCGCTATGTAAATGAGGTTCGGATACCTGATCAGTCTTAAAAATGCTGCCAGTAGCTTCATATTGTTTTCGACGGTTGCAGGCAAATGTAAGGGAAAATTATTTGGAGGCGATGGAGTCGTCGATGATCCAGTGGCCGTTGAGTTTCAGCACCTTTTCAATCACGTCACGAACGCAGCCATGGCCGCCGTTGAGCGGGGAAATATAGCGGGATATGCTCTTGATTTCCGGGCAGGCGTCGGCGGGACAGGCGGCCAGTCCGACCAGCTTCATCGGCTTATAGTCCGGAATATCGTCCCCCATGAACATCATTTCCTCCCAGCGAAGGTCGTGCAGCAGGGCATACTCTTCCAGCTGCTCTTTTTTATCGTACACGCCGGTGTAGATATCTTTGATACCCAGCCCCTGTAGCCTGCTGATCACACTTTCTGACTTGCCGCCGGAGATGATCACTACACGGTAGCCCATCTTCACAGCCAGTTGCAGGGCGTAACCATCTTTAATGTTCATTTTACGGGACAGTTCACCGCCGGGCAGCAGTTGCACGGTGCCATCGGTCAGCACGCCATCCACATCAAATACAAAAGTTCTAACAGGCTTGAAAAGTTCCAGTACGTTCATTGCGCTACAGTTCTGAGTGCGCAAAAATAGTTATTTGGCAGAGATTAGCCGGTGAAAGTTATAGATGCTCTCCGACAGCACCGGGTAAATGCGCTGCATTTCCGGGTATCTCGACAGCTGGGCCAGGTGTAAGTCCATCGTAGATTGATCGTTCCGCAGGGCCGGGCCGGTTTGTACCTGCTCTGGCGCAAACTTCTCGAGCCGGGCGAAGGTTTCGGCAATGAGGGGCTGCAGTAACTGGAAATCGAGTTGTT
This genomic interval from Chitinophaga horti contains the following:
- a CDS encoding TrmH family RNA methyltransferase, which translates into the protein MTPERTERLTTALNNRQTNLTVVLENVEDPHNISAVMRTADSVGIQDIYVLTTLIPRHKNYGHRSSSSAKRWLTIHEFDNTEECIAALRKRYDRILTTHLSSDAISLYDIDFKESIALVFGSERFGVSEAMQKAADGNFLIPQLGIIRSLNISVACAVSIYEAMRQKKLAGHYDQSYMPKEQYDLLATDWGLNEA
- a CDS encoding TlpA family protein disulfide reductase; amino-acid sequence: MSKICLITTTLLLCTCMAFSQRPIPSLKIDELEKLVQSGDTSYVLNLWATWCAPCIQEIPDFERQARELKDKPVKFIFVSLDMSDAYPRDIAAFAKRRRIRSSIVWLNEPNANSFAARIDPRWKGSIPCTIFINPKKGYRKFVEGQITKEELKKEVDALL
- a CDS encoding Maf family protein; translated protein: MYSGKPVILASQSPRRKQLLEQAGIPFEVKVVETAETYPPNLPISSIPVHIARKKAEAVQPLCHEDDIIIAADTVVILNRTVIGKPKDRDDAVDILMSLEGQTHEVITGVVIKHKHGSREFFKITEVHFKPLLRSQIEYYVDNYKPYDKAGAYAIQEWIGAVGIDKINGCFYNVMGLPISNVVEELNRLPL
- a CDS encoding geranylgeranylglycerol-phosphate geranylgeranyltransferase — encoded protein: MKLLAAFLRLIRYPNLIYIALTQFLLQYCVVAPVLRYNGSEPSLPLPHFIVLVLSTVIVAAAGYIINDYFDINIDIVNKPDKMVVDKIISRRWAMAWHTILNMTGVSMGFILAWNIGQIYLGFVQVLSSLLLWFYSTSFKRQVLIGNIVISFLTALSVVVVGFYERQIYESFEAILSPAGRKLIQIISVYAFFAFIISMVREVVKDLEDMIGDSKDGCRTIPIVWGVEPAKRLCYAMLLALQGLIILVEIRIGVIGWYWAIGYLLLFVQAPAFYILQLLRKAHLPEHYHRVSSLVKVLMLTGILSMIFFKLLL
- a CDS encoding KdsC family phosphatase; the encoded protein is MNVLELFKPVRTFVFDVDGVLTDGTVQLLPGGELSRKMNIKDGYALQLAVKMGYRVVIISGGKSESVISRLQGLGIKDIYTGVYDKKEQLEEYALLHDLRWEEMMFMGDDIPDYKPMKLVGLAACPADACPEIKSISRYISPLNGGHGCVRDVIEKVLKLNGHWIIDDSIASK